Proteins from one Rhinolophus ferrumequinum isolate MPI-CBG mRhiFer1 chromosome 15 unlocalized genomic scaffold, mRhiFer1_v1.p scaffold_54_arrow_ctg1_1, whole genome shotgun sequence genomic window:
- the STUB1 gene encoding E3 ubiquitin-protein ligase CHIP isoform X1: MKGKEEKEGGARLGAASGSPEKSPSAQELKEQGNRLFVGRKYPEAAACYGRAITRNPLVAVYYTNRALCYLKMQQHEQALADCRRALELDGQSVKAHFFLGQCQLEMESYDEAIANLQRAYNLAKEQRLNFGDDIPSALRIAKKKRWNSIEERRIHQENELHSYLTRLIVAERERWAVLAGSRTPHKSPFLSHEHKELEECQRNHEGDEDDGHVRAQQACIEAKHDKYLADMDELFSQVDEKRKKRDIPDYLCGKISFELMREPCITPSGITYDRKDIEEHLQRVGHFDPVTRSPLTQEQLIPNLAMKEVIDAFISENGWVEDY; this comes from the exons ATGAAAggcaaggaggagaaggagggtggCGCGCGACTGGGCGCCGCCAGTGGAAGCCCCGAGAAGAGCCCTAGCGCGCAGGAGCTCAAGGAGCAAGGCAACCGGCTCTTCGTGGGCCGCAAGTATCCGGAGGCGGCGGCCTGCTATGGCCGCGCGATC ACCCGGAATCCCCTGGTGGCGGTGTATTACACAAACCGGGCACTGTGCTACCTGAAGATGCAGCAGCATGAGCAGGCCCTGGCCGACTGCCGGCGTGCCTTGGAGCTGGACGGGCAGTCTGTGAAGGCACACTTTTTCCTGGGGCAATGCCAGCTGGAGATGGAGAGCTATGACGAGGCCATCGCCAACCTGCAGCGAG CCTACAATCTGGCGAAGGAGCAGCGGCTCAACTTCGGAGATGACATTCCCAGCGCTCTGCGCATCGCCAAGAAGAAGCGCTGGAACAGCATCGAGGAGCGACGCATCCACCAGGAAAACGAGCTGCACTCCTACCTCACGCGCCTCATTGTGGCTGAGCGGGAGAGGTGGGCTGTGCTGGCAGGCTCCAGGACCCCCCACAAGTCACCATTCTTGAGTCACGaacacaa GGAGTTGGAAGAGTGTCAGCGGAACCATGAGGGTGATGAGGACGACGGCCACGTCCGGGCCCAGCAGGCCTGCATCGAGGCCAAGCAC GACAAGTACTTAGCAGACATGGATGAGCTCTTTTCTCAAGTGGATGAGAAGAGAAAG AAGCGGGATATCCCTGACTATCTGTGTGGCAAGATCAGCTTTGAGCTGATGCGGGAGCCGTGCATCACGCCCAGTGGCATCACCTATGACCGAAAGGACATCGAGGAGCATTTGCAG CGCGTGGGCCACTTTGACCCTGTGACCCGGAGCCCCCTGACCCAGGAACAACTCATTCCCAACTTGGCCATGAAAGAAGTCATCGACGCGTTCATCTCCGAGAATGGCTGGGTGGAGGACTACTGA
- the WDR24 gene encoding GATOR complex protein WDR24, with translation MEKMSRVTTALGGSALTGHTMHCHLDAPANAISVCRDAAQVVVAGRSIFKIYAIEEEQFVEKLNLRVGRKPSLNLSCADVVWHQMDENLLATAATNGVVVTWNLGRPSRNKQDQLFTEHKRTVNKVCFHPSEAHVLLSGSQDGFMKCFDLRKKDSVSTFSGQSESVRDVQFSIRDYFTFASTFENGNVQLWDIRRPDRCERMFTAHNGPVFCCDWHPDDRGWLATGGRDKMVKVWDMTTHRAKEMHCVQTIASVARVKWRPECRHHLATCSMMVDHNIYVWDVRRPFVPAAMFEEHRDVTTGIAWRHPHDPSFLLSGSKDSTLCQHLFRDASQPVERANPEGLCYGLFGDLAFAAKESLVATDSGRKPYAGDRRHPIFFKRKLDPAEPFTGLASSALSVFEMEPGSGSMSWFVDTAERYALAGRPLAELCDHNAKVARELGRNQVAQTWTMLRMIYCSPGVVPTTNLNHSVGKGSSCGLPLMNSFNLKDMSQGLGSETRLDRSKGDTRSDTVLLDSSATLITNEDNEETEGSDVPADYLLGDVEGEEEELYLLDPEHAHTEEPEYVLPQEAFPLRHEIVDTPPGPEHLQDKAESPHVSGSEADAASLAPVDASFSLISVSHALYDSRLPPDFFSALVCDMLRFYAEQGDVQMAVSVLIVLGERVRKDIDEQTQEHWYTSYIDLLQRFCLWNVSNQVVKLSTSRAISCLNQASTTLHVNCSHCKRPMSSRGWVCDRCHRCASMCAVCHHVVKGLFVWCQGCSHGGHLQHIMKWLEGSSHCPAGCGHLCEYS, from the exons ATGGAGAAGATGTCTCGCGTGACCACAGCTTTGGGTGGCAGTGCGCTAACAGGCCACACCATGCACTGCCATCTGGACGCACCGGCCAATGCCATCAGTGTGTGCCGAGATGCGGCCCAGGTGGTCGTGGCGGGTCGCAGCATCTTCAAGATCTATGCCATCGAGGAGGAACAGTTTGTGGAGAAGCTGAACCTGCGTGTGGGCCGCAAGCCCTCGCTCAACCTGAGCTGTGCCGATGTTGTCTGGCACCAGATGGACGAGAACCTGCTGGCCACAGCGGCTACCAATGGTGTGGTGGTCACGTGGAACCTGGGCCGGCCGTCCCGCAACAAGCAGGACCAGCTGTTCACAGAGCATAAGCGCACGGTGAACAAAGTCTGCTTCCACCCCTCTGAGGCCCACGTGCTGCTCAGTGGCTCCCAGGATGGCTTCATGAAGTGCTTTGACCTCCGCAAGAAAGACTCTGTCAGCACCTTCTCAG GCCAGTCTGAGAGCGTGCGGGACGTCCAGTTCAGCATCCGGGACTACTTCACCTTCGCCTCCACCTTCGAGAATGGCAACGTGCAGCTCTGGGACATTCGGCGGCCTGACCGCTGTGAGAGGATGTTCACAGCCCACAATGGGCCCGTCTTCTGCTGTGACTGGCACCCTGACGACAG GGGCTGGCTGGCCACAGGTGGGCGTGACAAGATGGTGAAGGTCTGGGACATGACCACACACCGCGCCAAGGAGATGCACTGTGTGCAAACCATTGCCTCAGTGGCCAGAGTCAAGTGGCGGCCCGAGTGCCGCCACCACCTGGCCACATGCTCCATGATGGTGGACCACAACATCTACGTGTGGGACGTGCGCAGGCCCTTTGTGCCCGCAGCCATGTTTGAGGAGCATCGCGATGTCACAACAGGCATAGCCTGGCGCCATCCGCATGacccctccttcctgctctctggCTCCAAGGACAGCACGCTGTGCCAGCACCTGTTCCGCGATGCCAGCCAGCCCGTTGAGCGTGCCAACCCCGAGGGCCTCTGCTATGGCCTTTTTGGGGACCTGGCCTTTGCTGCCAAGGAGAGCCTAGTGGCCACCGACTCAGGGCGCAAGCCCTACGCTGGTGATCGGCGCCACCCCATCTTCTTCAAGCGCAAGCTGGACCCTGCCGAGCCCTTCACGGGGCTCGCCTCCAGTGCCCTCAGCGTCTTCGAGATGGAGCCCGGCAGTGGCAGCATGAGCTGGTTTGTGGACACAGCTGAGCGTTATGCCCTGGCTGGCCGGCCACTGGCTGAGCTCTGTGACCACAATGCCAAAGTGGCTCGGGAGCTCGGTCGAAACCAG GTGGCGCAGACGTGGACGATGCTCCGGATGATATACTGCAGCCCCGGCGTGGTGCCCACGACCAACCTCAACCACAGCGTGGGCAAGGGCAGCTCCTGCGGCCTGCCACTCATGAACAG TTTTAACCTGAAGGATATGTCCCAAGGCCTGGGCAGTGAGACCCGGCTGGACCGCAGCAAGGGCGACACACGGAGCGACACGGTGCTGCTCGACTCTTCAGCCACGCTCATCACCAATGAGG ATAATGAGGAGACCGAGGGCAGCGATGTGCCTGCCGACTACCTGCTGGGCGACGTggagggtgaggaagaggagTTGTACCTGCTGGATCCAGAACACGCGCACA CTGAGGAGCCCGAATACGTGCTGCCCCAGGAGGCTTTCCCATTGCGCCACGAGATCGTGGACACCCCACCGGGCCCTGAGCACCTGCAGGACAAGGCCGAGTCGCCCCACGTGAGCGGCAGCGAGGCAGATGCGGCCTCCCTGGCCCCCGTGGACGCCTCCTTCTCGCTCATCTCTGTCTCACACGCGCTCTACGACAGCCGCCTGCCGCCAGACTTCTTCAGTGCCCTGGTGTGTGACATGCTGCGCTTCTATGCTGAGCAGGGCGACGTGCAGATGGCCGTGTCCGTGCTCATCGTCCTGGGTGAACGCGTGCGCAAGGACATTGATGAGCAGACCCAG GAGCACTGGTACACGTCCTACATCGACTTGCTGCAGCGCTTCTGCCTCTGGAACGTGTCCAACCAGGTGGTGAAGCTCAGCACCAGCCGTGCCATCAGCTGCCTCAATCAGGCGTCCACCACCCTGCACGTCAACTGCAGCCACTGCAAGCGGCCCATGAGCAGCCGTGGCTGGGTCTGCGACAGGTGCCACCGCTGCGCCAGCATGTGCGCAGTCTGCCACCACGTGGTCAAAGGTCTGTTCGTGTGGTGCCAGGGCTGCAGTCACGGGGGCCACCTGCAGCACATCATGAAGTGGCTGGAGGGCAGCTCCCACTGCCCTGCCGGCTGCGGCCACCTGTGCGAGTACTCATGA
- the JMJD8 gene encoding jmjC domain-containing protein 8 encodes MTPAARPLLLLVFWVLAAPARPGSEGDGGWQRRGPGTSAAGAEEQRCTVERRADLTYAEFIQHYAFSRPVILQGLTDNSRFRALCSRERLLASFGDNVVRLSTANTYSYQKVDIPFQEYMEQLLHPQDPNSLGNDTLYFFGDNNFTEWASLFRHYSPPTFGLLGTTPAYSFGIAGAGSGVPFHWHGPGFSEVIYGRKRWFLYPPEKTPKFHPNKTTLSWLRDTYPTLTPSARPLECTIQAGEVLYFPDRWWHATLNLDTSVFISTFLS; translated from the exons ATGACTCCAGCGGCGCGGCCGCTCCTGCTGCTCGTGTTCTGGGTGCTGGCGGCTCCGGCCCGGCCCGGCTCGGAGGGCGACGGCGGGTG GCAGCGGCGCGGGCCCGGGACGTCAGCGGCGGGGGCGGAGGAGCAGCGCTGCACCGTGGAGCGTCGGGCCGACCTCACCTACGCCGAGTTCATCCAGCA CTATGCCTTCTCCAGACCCGTCATCCTGCAGGGGCTCACGGACAACTCG AGGTTCCGGGCTCTGTGCTCCCGCGAAAGGCTGCTGGCCTCATTTGGGGACAACGTAGTACGACTGAGTACTGCCAACACTTACTCCTACCAGAAAG TGGACATACCCTTCCAGGAGTATATGGAACAGCTGCTGCACCCCCAGGACCCCAACTCCTTGGGCAATG ACACCCTGTACTTCTTTGGAGACAACAACTTCACTGAATGGGCATCACTCTTTCGGCACTACAGCCCTCCCACATTTGGTCTGCTGGGTACCACCCCTGCTTATAGCTTTGGGATTGCAG GAGCTGGCTCCGGGGTGCCCTTCCACTGGCACGGGCCTGGGTTCTCAGAGGTGATCTACGGCCGCAAG CGCTGGTTCCTGTATCCCCCTGAGAAGACACCCAAGTTCCATCCCAACAAGACCACACTGTCCTGGCTCCGGGACACGTACCCAACCCTGACGCCATCGGCACGGCCCCTGGAATGTACTATCCAGGCTGGTGAG GTGCTATATTTCCCTGACCGATGGTGGCACGCCACACTCAACCTCGACACCAGTGTCTTCATCTCCACCTTCCTCAGCTAG
- the STUB1 gene encoding E3 ubiquitin-protein ligase CHIP isoform X2 has translation MKGKEEKEGGARLGAASGSPEKSPSAQELKEQGNRLFVGRKYPEAAACYGRAITRNPLVAVYYTNRALCYLKMQQHEQALADCRRALELDGQSVKAHFFLGQCQLEMESYDEAIANLQRAYNLAKEQRLNFGDDIPSALRIAKKKRWNSIEERRIHQENELHSYLTRLIVAERERELEECQRNHEGDEDDGHVRAQQACIEAKHDKYLADMDELFSQVDEKRKKRDIPDYLCGKISFELMREPCITPSGITYDRKDIEEHLQRVGHFDPVTRSPLTQEQLIPNLAMKEVIDAFISENGWVEDY, from the exons ATGAAAggcaaggaggagaaggagggtggCGCGCGACTGGGCGCCGCCAGTGGAAGCCCCGAGAAGAGCCCTAGCGCGCAGGAGCTCAAGGAGCAAGGCAACCGGCTCTTCGTGGGCCGCAAGTATCCGGAGGCGGCGGCCTGCTATGGCCGCGCGATC ACCCGGAATCCCCTGGTGGCGGTGTATTACACAAACCGGGCACTGTGCTACCTGAAGATGCAGCAGCATGAGCAGGCCCTGGCCGACTGCCGGCGTGCCTTGGAGCTGGACGGGCAGTCTGTGAAGGCACACTTTTTCCTGGGGCAATGCCAGCTGGAGATGGAGAGCTATGACGAGGCCATCGCCAACCTGCAGCGAG CCTACAATCTGGCGAAGGAGCAGCGGCTCAACTTCGGAGATGACATTCCCAGCGCTCTGCGCATCGCCAAGAAGAAGCGCTGGAACAGCATCGAGGAGCGACGCATCCACCAGGAAAACGAGCTGCACTCCTACCTCACGCGCCTCATTGTGGCTGAGCGGGAGAG GGAGTTGGAAGAGTGTCAGCGGAACCATGAGGGTGATGAGGACGACGGCCACGTCCGGGCCCAGCAGGCCTGCATCGAGGCCAAGCAC GACAAGTACTTAGCAGACATGGATGAGCTCTTTTCTCAAGTGGATGAGAAGAGAAAG AAGCGGGATATCCCTGACTATCTGTGTGGCAAGATCAGCTTTGAGCTGATGCGGGAGCCGTGCATCACGCCCAGTGGCATCACCTATGACCGAAAGGACATCGAGGAGCATTTGCAG CGCGTGGGCCACTTTGACCCTGTGACCCGGAGCCCCCTGACCCAGGAACAACTCATTCCCAACTTGGCCATGAAAGAAGTCATCGACGCGTTCATCTCCGAGAATGGCTGGGTGGAGGACTACTGA
- the FBXL16 gene encoding F-box/LRR-repeat protein 16 gives MSSPGVNGDPKPPCLPRNGLVKLPGQPNGLGTASITKGTPAAKNRPCQPLPPPTLPPPSLATPMPRAALAGGLCPPAGLPLGGPASAPVPGPPVERPPLATDEKILNGLFWYFSACEKCVLAQVCKAWRRVLYQPKFWVGLTPVLHAKELYNVLPGGEKEFVNLQGFAARGFEGFCLVGVSDLDICEFIDNYALSKKGVKAMSLKRSTITDAGLEVMLEQMQGVVRLELSGCNDFTEAGLWSSLSARITSLSVSDCINVADDAIAAISQLLPNLAELSLQAYHVTDTALAYFTARQGHSTHTLRLLSCWEITNHGVVNVVHSLPNLTALSLSGCSKVTDDGVELVAENLRKLRSLDLSWCPRITDMALEYVACDLHRLEELVLDRCVRITDTGLSYLSTMSSLRSLYLRWCCQVQDFGLKHLLAMRSLRLLSLAGCPLLTTTGLSGLVQLQELEELELTNCPGATPELFKYFSQHLPRCLVIE, from the exons ATGTCCAGCCCTGGAGTCAACGGCGACCCCAAGCCCCCATGCTTGCCTCGAAATGGCCTGGTGAAGCTACCAGGCCAGCCCAACggcctgggcacagccagcaTCACCAAGGGCACGCCAGCTGCCAAGAACCGCCCCTGCcagcctctgcccccacccacccttccACCACCCAGCCTGGCTACTCCAATGCCTCGGGCTGCTCTGGCTGGGGGCCTGTGCCCCCCGGCAGGGCTCCCCCTTGGTGGACCAGCCTCAGCCCCGGTGCCCGGGCCCCCAGTAGAGCGGCCACCGCTGGCCACAGACGAAAAGATCCTCAATGGCCTTTTCTGGTACTTCTCAGCCTGCGAGAAGTGTGTGCTGGCCCAGGTGTGCAAGGCCTGGAGGCGTGTGCTCTACCAGCCCAAGTTCTGGGTGGGCCTCACACCTGTGCTGCACGCCAAGGAGCTCTACAATGTGCTGCCTGGTGGTGAGAAGGAGTTCGTGAACCTGCAGGGCTTTGCTGCACGTGGCTTTGAGGGCTTCTGCCTGGTTGGTGTCTCTGACCTGGACATCTGTGAGTTCATTGACAACTATGCCCTCTCCAAGAAGGGTGTCAAGGCCATGAGCCTCAAGCGCTCCACCATCACTGACGCCGGCTTGGAG GTAATGCTGGAACAGATGCAGGGTGTGGTGCGCCTTGAGTTGTCCGGCTGCAATGACTTCACGGAGGCGGGGCTGTGGTCCAGCCTGAGCGCACGCATCACCTCGCTGAGCGTGAGTGACTGCATCAATGTGGCAGACGATGCCATCGCGGCCATCTCGCAGCTGCTGCCCAACCTGGCAGAGCTGAGCTTGCAGGCCTACCATGTGACAGACACGGCGCTGGCCTACTTCACAGCGCGCCAGGGCCACAGCACACACACGCTGCGCCTGCTCTCCTGCTGGGAGATCACCAACCACGGCGTGGTCAACGTGGTGCACAGCCTGCCCAACCTCACCGCGCTCAGCCTTTCTGGCTGCTCTAAAGTTACTGATGATGGCGTGGAGCTTGTGGCGGAGAACCTGCGCAAGCTCCGCAGCCTCGACCTCTCCTGGTGCCCACGCATCACCGACATGGCGCTGGAGTACGTGGCCTGCGACCTGCACCGCCTGGAGGAGCTAGTGCTGGACAG GTGTGTACGCATCACCGACACTGGCCTCAGCTACTTGTCCACAATGTCGTCCCTACGCAGCCTCTACCTGAGATGGTGCTGCCAG GTGCAGGACTTCGGCCTGAAGCACCTCCTGGCTATGAGGAGTTTGCGTCTCCTGTCTCTGGCAG GCTGTCCGCTGCTGACCACCACGGGCCTCTCGGGACTGGTGCAGCTgcaggagctggaggagctgGAGTTGACCAACTGCCCCGGAGCCACCCCCGAGCTCTTCAAGTACTTCTCGCAGCACCTGCCCCGTTGCCTCGTCATCGAGTAG